In the genome of Triticum urartu cultivar G1812 chromosome 5, Tu2.1, whole genome shotgun sequence, one region contains:
- the LOC125507081 gene encoding E3 ubiquitin-protein ligase RNF144A-like encodes MGSKAAPPPLAEHRSSPVMAASATTDGPPFPIYISSDEDEDVAVLGSSSSPEEIQIQQAILLSIGLSLDTTGIPSSSASLSGTDVAMTDRKGKRKLRSESPHQVIDIDDNDRQEVIDVDDDDSLIFIKETGSGKSRKPRNGGLLEVGEGSHSATIMKEFYCTICMETLPGVERFPVAGCAHAFCAGCVRQYIAARVEDNLLSMGCPDPGCKGGVLHPEECRDIVPPQLFQRWGAALCELALGELKFYCPFKDCSALLIDDDPGPGDGGAEALTNVECPHCNRMFCAQCKVPWHDGVDCAEFQRLGKDERGREDLLLRKVAQERRWQRCPRCKMYVERVAGCQHMSCRCGHSFCYLCGGSTRSGGHRCKGRRTAY; translated from the exons ATGGGAAGCaaggcagcgccgccgccgctggcTGAACACCGCTCGTCGCCTGTCATGGCGGCCTCCGCCACCACCGACGGTCCACCCTTCCCCATCTACATCTCATCCGACGAGGACGAGGACGTAGCAGTCCTTGGCTCCTCCAGCAGCCCCGAGGAGATCCAGATCCAGCAGGCCATCCTCCTCTCCATCGGCCTCTCGCTTGACACGACCGGCATcccctcctcctcggcctcccTCTCCGGAACCGACGTCGCCATGACAGACCGCAAAGGCAAGCGTAAACTACGATCGGAGTCGCCACATCAAGTCATAGATATAGATGATAATGATAGGCAAGAAGTCATCGATGTAGACGACGATGACAGCCTGATCTTCATCAAAGAGACGGGCAGCGGGAAGTCGAGAAAACCACGTAACGGCGGCCTGTTGGAGGTCGGCGAAGGTTCCCACAGCGCCACGATCATGAAAGAGTTCTACTGCACAATCTGCATGGAGACGCTCCCCGGCGTCGAGCGCTTCCCCGTCGCCGGGTGCGCGCACGCCTTCTGCGCGGGCTGCGTGAGGCAGTACATCGCGGCGAGGGTCGAGGACAACCTGCTGTCCATGGGCTGCCCCGATCCGGGCTGCAAGGGCGGCGTGCTGCACCCGGAGGAATGCCGGGACATCGTCCCGCCTCAGCTGTTCCAGCGCTGGGGCGCCGCGCTCTGCGAGCTGGCGCTCGGGGAACTCAAGTTCTACTGCCCCTTCAAGGACTGCTCGGCGCTGCTGATCGACGACGACCCCGGgcccggcgacggcggcgcggaggCGCTCACGAACGTGGAGTGCCCACACTGCAACCGCATGTTCTGCGCGCAGTGCAAGGTGCCGTGGCACGACGGCGTGGACTGCGCCGAGTTCCAGCGGCTCGGGAAGGACGAGCGCGGGCGGGAGGACCTGCTGCTGAGGAAGGTTGCGCAGGAGAGGAGGTGGCAGAGGTGCCCCCGGTGCAAGATGTACGTGGAAAGGGTGGCCGGCTGCCAGCACATGAGCTGCAG GTGCGGGCACTCCTTCTGCTACCTTTGCGGCGGCTCCACGAGGAGCGGTGGACATCGTTGCAAAGGCAGGCGTACTGCTTACTGA